The following coding sequences are from one Mustela lutreola isolate mMusLut2 chromosome 5, mMusLut2.pri, whole genome shotgun sequence window:
- the TRIM7 gene encoding E3 ubiquitin-protein ligase TRIM7 isoform X2 — protein sequence MAAEREKVSAEFQALRAFLVEQEGRLLGLLEELSREVTQKQNENIAQLGGEITHLSKLSSQIQETSRKPDLDFLQEFRNTLRRCNNVPGPKPTTVSSEMKNKVWNVSLKTFVLKGLLKKFKEDLRGELEKEEKVELTLDPDTANPRLILSLDLKSVRLGQRAQDVPCHPCRFDTNTRVLASCGFSSGRHHWEVEVGSKDGWAFGVARESVRRKGLTPFTPEEGVWALQLNSGKYWAVTSPERTPLSCGQLSRVRVALDLEVGAVSFYAAEDMRHLYTFRVNFHERVFPLFSVCSTGTYLRIWP from the exons ATGGcagctgagagagagaaggtgagtgCAGAGTTCCAGGCACTGCGGGCCTTCCTGGTGGAGCAGGAGGGCAGGCTCTTGGGCCTTCTGGAGGAGCTGTCCCGGGAGGTGACACAGAAGCAGAATGAGAACATAGCTCAGCTTGGGGGTGAGATCACCCATCTCTCCAAGCTCAGCAGCCAGATCCAGGAGACATCTCGAAAGCCTGACCTTGACTTTCTCCAG GAATTCCGAAACACACTAAGGAG ATGCAACAATGTGCCTGGCCCCAAGCCAACCACGGTCTCTTCTGAGATGAAGAATAAAGTCTGGAATGTTTCCCTCAAGACCTTTGTCTTAAAGGGGTTGCTCAAGAAGTTCAAAG AGGATCTTCGgggagagctggagaaagaggagaaag tggAGCTGACCCTGGACCCGGACACGGCCAACCCGcgcctcattctctctctggatCTGAAGAGCGTGCGCCTCGGACAGCGGGCGCAGGACGTGCCCTGCCACCCATGCCGCTTTGACACCAACACGCGAGTGCTGGCGTCCTGTGGATTCTCCTCTGGCCGGCACCACTGGGAGGTGGAAGTGGGCTCCAAGGATGGCTGGGCCTTCGGTGTGGCGCGGGAGAGCGTGCGTCGCAAGGGCCTCACGCCCTTCACCCCAGAGGAGGGCGTCTGGGCGCTGCAGCTCAACAGTGGCAAGTACTGGGCGGTGACTAGCCCCGAGCGGACGCCCCTCAGCTGTGGCCAGCTGTCCCGCGTGCGGGTGGCCCTGGATCTGGAGGTGGGGGCCGTGTCCTTCTACGCCGCGGAGGACATGCGCCACCTGTACACTTTCCGCGTCAATTTCCACGAGCGCGTGTTCCCCCTTTTCTCCGTCTGCTCCACCGGCACCTACCTGCGAATCTGGCCTTGA
- the TRIM7 gene encoding E3 ubiquitin-protein ligase TRIM7 isoform X1, with protein MAAVGPRTDPGAGAEALALAAELQGETTCSICLEMFREPVSVECGHSFCRSCIARCWERPAVGAPAASRPLPGPLPCPQCREPVRPGQLRPNRQLASVTTLLRRFSLPAAAPGERGPAQAAAAGCVQHGEPLKLYCQDDGRAICVVCDRAREHRAHAVLPLDEAVQEAKELLESRLKVLKKDLEDYEVFRSTEEKESKELLKQMAAEREKVSAEFQALRAFLVEQEGRLLGLLEELSREVTQKQNENIAQLGGEITHLSKLSSQIQETSRKPDLDFLQEFRNTLRRCNNVPGPKPTTVSSEMKNKVWNVSLKTFVLKGLLKKFKEDLRGELEKEEKVELTLDPDTANPRLILSLDLKSVRLGQRAQDVPCHPCRFDTNTRVLASCGFSSGRHHWEVEVGSKDGWAFGVARESVRRKGLTPFTPEEGVWALQLNSGKYWAVTSPERTPLSCGQLSRVRVALDLEVGAVSFYAAEDMRHLYTFRVNFHERVFPLFSVCSTGTYLRIWP; from the exons ATGGCAGCGGTGGGGCCGCGGACGGACCCCGGCGCCGGTGCCGAGGCGCTGGCACTGGCCGCGGAGCTGCAGGGGGAGACCACCTGCTCCATATGCCTGGAGATGTTCCGCGAGCCGGTGTCCGTCGAGTGCGGTCACAGTTTCTGCCGCTCCTGCATTGCGCGCTGCTGGGAGCGCCCCGCCGTGGGAGCCCCCGCGGCGTCCCGCCCGCTGCCCGGCCCGCTGCCCTGCCCGCAGTGCCGAGAGCCCGTGCGACCCGGCCAGCTGCGGCCCAACCGGCAGCTGGCCTCGGTGACCACGCTGCTGCGGCGCTTCAGTCTGCCGGCGGCCGCGCCGGGGGAGCGCGGGCCCGCGCAGGCGGCAGCGGCCGGGTGCGTCCAGCACGGCGAACCGCTCAAGCTCTACTGCCAGGACGACGGGCGCGCCATATGCGTGGTGTGTGACCGCGCCCGTGAACACCGCGCGCACGCAGTGCTGCCGCTGGACGAGGCTGTGCAGGAAGCGAAG gaacTCCTAGAGTCCAGGCTGAAGGTCTTGAAGAAGGATCTGGAGGACTATGAGGTGTTCCGTTCCAcggaagagaaggagagcaaggaGCTTCTG AAGCAGATGGcagctgagagagagaaggtgagtgCAGAGTTCCAGGCACTGCGGGCCTTCCTGGTGGAGCAGGAGGGCAGGCTCTTGGGCCTTCTGGAGGAGCTGTCCCGGGAGGTGACACAGAAGCAGAATGAGAACATAGCTCAGCTTGGGGGTGAGATCACCCATCTCTCCAAGCTCAGCAGCCAGATCCAGGAGACATCTCGAAAGCCTGACCTTGACTTTCTCCAG GAATTCCGAAACACACTAAGGAG ATGCAACAATGTGCCTGGCCCCAAGCCAACCACGGTCTCTTCTGAGATGAAGAATAAAGTCTGGAATGTTTCCCTCAAGACCTTTGTCTTAAAGGGGTTGCTCAAGAAGTTCAAAG AGGATCTTCGgggagagctggagaaagaggagaaag tggAGCTGACCCTGGACCCGGACACGGCCAACCCGcgcctcattctctctctggatCTGAAGAGCGTGCGCCTCGGACAGCGGGCGCAGGACGTGCCCTGCCACCCATGCCGCTTTGACACCAACACGCGAGTGCTGGCGTCCTGTGGATTCTCCTCTGGCCGGCACCACTGGGAGGTGGAAGTGGGCTCCAAGGATGGCTGGGCCTTCGGTGTGGCGCGGGAGAGCGTGCGTCGCAAGGGCCTCACGCCCTTCACCCCAGAGGAGGGCGTCTGGGCGCTGCAGCTCAACAGTGGCAAGTACTGGGCGGTGACTAGCCCCGAGCGGACGCCCCTCAGCTGTGGCCAGCTGTCCCGCGTGCGGGTGGCCCTGGATCTGGAGGTGGGGGCCGTGTCCTTCTACGCCGCGGAGGACATGCGCCACCTGTACACTTTCCGCGTCAATTTCCACGAGCGCGTGTTCCCCCTTTTCTCCGTCTGCTCCACCGGCACCTACCTGCGAATCTGGCCTTGA